In one Hyphomicrobium sp. 99 genomic region, the following are encoded:
- a CDS encoding transglycosylase domain-containing protein, producing MLRLLRHLTAFAEFCLWLPRTVVRWLMMTVAFNPKLGPLRHVFTAAFLYILFALILVYVAAPIRGYLGELSMHDKLGYDAERWLATAIYDPKGNFVGTFDPRLDSLRDVNYTDSAIALGDYVANPDHKSIPVREVPEQYWRCLSYHEDRYLGGPLNPFGIDLVGVLKIPLTTITRSIASRRPSLGVGGSTLPMQFARVIYKTPPSLGESGITKLQRKLGEWWLAPVIYRELTRGGDDTLLKQWAANHIWLAQRTGGQPLHGVEVTSQVVFGKEAKDLSTAEQFVLASAVNKPIILLEGNDRLNAVRLDRWRYITEVRARTCAEKLITDETEQKKVVFELMALAGGPPDPKVKPKLEAALERFAPGEVKRAEANPTIRANLLLPAARFGIREEMKQSYGFSWRDYVRGVTTTFDIGENLAFREKIDSELAALDTKWTSRIDPAFTLDPKRVTADKTLPNVIVVAADADGNIVRYYEAGETAAYFGSLPARRSDDGRYDPARESRQVASTGKMLLAVALANQGRDTVDSLYSDPQAPAQGLDTCAKGGSSGNRKAVVAFACSLNAPLINRGAQLGQTPVKRLIDGFGFTMPPAAELGGTPPSTAVVLGQIAGAPQRVQFMSSVILASLIGRGTKPIKPPTLIGAYDYTQKGQGGAGITAEARPAIIPKSLIRPNAVWLIRSLLEAPLCYQTGGQSYGTLKSLSHWCSRRRGDLRLHFAKTGTSVSLDPNATVDAWASGGLQFANGAAYSYVVLVGTGTASKPWARDLHAAQIAAPLLEVLLRDLADHAKSNPRRDFLPARRPTPVASLSGVPRTVAEESAKVSARNRSPSDEQLRTLTAN from the coding sequence ATGTTACGTTTACTGCGGCATCTGACCGCTTTCGCGGAATTCTGTCTTTGGCTCCCGCGCACAGTCGTGCGCTGGCTCATGATGACCGTGGCTTTCAATCCGAAACTCGGTCCGCTCCGCCACGTTTTCACGGCCGCGTTCCTCTACATTCTCTTCGCCCTCATCCTCGTCTACGTCGCAGCGCCGATCCGCGGCTATCTCGGCGAGCTGTCCATGCACGACAAGCTCGGCTACGACGCCGAGCGGTGGCTGGCGACTGCCATCTACGATCCGAAGGGCAACTTCGTCGGCACATTCGATCCGCGCCTCGATAGCCTGCGCGACGTCAACTACACCGACAGCGCCATCGCCCTCGGCGACTACGTCGCGAACCCAGACCACAAATCCATTCCCGTACGCGAGGTGCCTGAACAATACTGGCGCTGCCTCTCTTATCATGAGGATCGCTACCTCGGCGGCCCACTCAATCCGTTCGGCATCGATCTCGTCGGCGTCCTGAAAATCCCGCTGACGACGATCACCCGCTCCATAGCATCGCGCCGCCCGAGCCTCGGTGTCGGCGGCTCGACATTGCCGATGCAGTTCGCACGCGTGATTTACAAAACGCCGCCAAGCCTCGGCGAGAGCGGCATCACGAAACTCCAGCGCAAGCTCGGCGAATGGTGGCTCGCGCCCGTCATCTATCGCGAGCTCACCCGCGGCGGCGACGACACGCTTCTGAAGCAGTGGGCGGCGAACCACATCTGGCTCGCACAAAGAACTGGCGGCCAGCCGCTCCACGGCGTGGAGGTGACGAGCCAGGTCGTCTTCGGCAAGGAAGCGAAGGACCTCTCGACCGCCGAGCAATTCGTCCTCGCCTCCGCCGTCAACAAGCCGATCATCCTGCTCGAAGGCAACGACCGGCTGAACGCCGTCCGCCTCGACCGCTGGCGTTACATCACGGAAGTCCGCGCGCGCACCTGCGCCGAGAAACTCATCACCGACGAAACTGAGCAGAAGAAGGTCGTCTTCGAGCTGATGGCGCTCGCAGGCGGCCCGCCCGATCCCAAGGTGAAGCCGAAACTCGAAGCCGCGCTCGAACGGTTCGCGCCCGGCGAGGTGAAACGCGCCGAGGCCAATCCCACGATCCGCGCCAATCTGCTTCTTCCCGCCGCCCGCTTCGGCATCCGCGAAGAAATGAAACAGAGCTACGGCTTCAGCTGGCGTGATTACGTGCGCGGCGTGACGACGACATTCGACATCGGCGAAAACCTCGCCTTCCGCGAAAAGATCGACAGTGAACTCGCCGCCCTCGACACCAAATGGACGTCACGCATCGACCCAGCCTTTACGCTCGATCCGAAAAGGGTGACGGCCGACAAGACGCTGCCGAACGTCATCGTCGTCGCGGCCGATGCGGACGGCAATATCGTGCGCTACTACGAGGCGGGAGAAACAGCCGCCTATTTCGGCTCACTGCCCGCTCGCCGCTCCGATGACGGCCGCTATGATCCGGCGCGCGAAAGCCGGCAGGTGGCGTCGACCGGAAAAATGCTCTTGGCCGTCGCACTCGCCAATCAGGGACGCGATACCGTCGACAGTCTCTATTCCGATCCGCAAGCACCTGCGCAGGGCCTCGATACCTGCGCCAAGGGTGGAAGCTCTGGCAACCGCAAGGCCGTCGTCGCCTTTGCCTGCTCACTCAACGCGCCGCTGATCAACCGTGGCGCACAACTCGGACAGACGCCGGTCAAACGCCTGATCGACGGCTTCGGCTTCACGATGCCCCCCGCCGCCGAACTTGGCGGGACGCCGCCTTCGACGGCCGTCGTCCTCGGTCAGATCGCTGGAGCGCCGCAGCGCGTTCAGTTCATGTCGAGCGTGATCCTCGCGTCGCTCATCGGACGCGGCACGAAACCGATCAAACCCCCGACGCTGATTGGAGCCTACGACTACACGCAGAAAGGCCAAGGCGGCGCCGGCATCACGGCCGAAGCTCGCCCGGCCATTATTCCGAAGTCGCTCATCCGGCCGAACGCGGTCTGGCTGATCCGCTCGCTTCTCGAAGCCCCGCTCTGTTATCAGACGGGCGGCCAATCCTATGGAACGCTGAAAAGCCTGAGCCACTGGTGCTCACGCCGCCGCGGCGACTTGCGGCTCCATTTCGCCAAGACGGGAACCTCCGTCTCGCTCGACCCGAACGCCACCGTCGATGCCTGGGCTTCCGGCGGCCTGCAGTTCGCAAATGGCGCGGCTTATTCCTACGTCGTGCTCGTCGGCACCGGCACGGCATCGAAGCCGTGGGCCCGCGATCTCCACGCCGCACAGATTGCAGCACCCCTTCTCGAGGTGCTCCTTCGCGATCTTGCCGATCACGCAAAATCGAACCCGCGCCGGGACTTCCTCCCCGCACGCCGGCCAACACCGGTCGCAAGTCTGAGCGGCGTTCCGCGAACGGTCGCCGAGGAAAGCGCGAAGGTAAGCGCACGCAACCGATCGCCGTCGGACGAACAGCTTCGCACTCTAACGGCGAACTAA
- a CDS encoding alpha-2-macroglobulin has protein sequence MHFIARLAVFLALALATVSNAVATEKPFLHQGIAADAKRYETYLKTNWKPDGKTPAALKSEAEKVFATDPRAASRALANAVAVDEKDSNAWTRLAEALLAIKPDPDKGGERYDLPIYASGAAYRGYQRATDDAQKAHALFVLGRTLEARSYWRPALDALSLSLALADDQTTREMYDRLRGEYGFRMTDYKTDNDATPPRLCLQFSEDLSRTQTDVAKFISVGGKDPQNLVQDGKQLCLEGLKHGERYEVQIRAGLPSDIGETLLKTANIAVYVPDRSASVHFGGKAYVLPSRGQQGIPVLTTNTSKIDVEVYRIGDRSLATTLQSGDMARQLSSYDVDNIRDRSGIKVFQGQMDIAAKLNEEVSTAVPVTDATGKLEPGVYVMVAKPTEKQKEESYERATQWFIVSDLGLTAFTGNDGIHALVRSLTEATAVAGTSVRLIARNNEVLATATTDERGYAKFDAGLTKGEGGTAPAILVAQKGEGEYAFLDLTLNAFDLSDRGVQGRDPSGPVDAYVYTERGVYRGGEDVNVTALIRDQFGKSSSVPTTLMVFRPDGVEQTRLVMNDQGLGGRALAVPLAKTAMTGTWRLRLYIDPKAEAIAEKSFLVEDFVPERLDMTLSANIPALTPDENQTINADGRYLYGPPAAGLGIEGEVVVKASNKPVAGYAGYVFGQAEELVNPARQPLESSLAMDKDGKAAIPIVLPQMPKTPKPLEAAITVKLREDGGRTIERNITLPVDLKLERIGIKPLFENFTAAEDQNAEFEVVLLDANSKPAASNNLTWTLTRLDTNWQWYRRDGSWTYEAVTVKRKIGSGALAVTADGAAKISQPIQWGRYRLDVASNDADGPASSVLFNAGWYTAGENVDSPEQLDVALDKDSYKSGETAKLRIASKLGGKALVTVLGTSLHLMKEVDIAKGGGEVEIPISGEWGPGAYATAILYRPMDETQKRMPSRAIGVRWLPIDQSGKHLKVAVTLPEKVKSGSTLTVPLKVEGLAPGEDARVVVAAVDLGILNLTRYETPAPEKYFSEQQKLAFEIRDFYGKLIDGMRADRGKLRSGGDGGAALQGNPTVETVVSLFSGLVQVKEDGTANVEFELPDFNGTVRVMAVAWSKDKVGHGSGDLIVRDAVALTVAVPRFMTLGDEINLGFSIHNVDGPAAPYKLALSKKEGDDTNETLTPIADKTIDIKNGERTLQRIAFKPTDLGALTLKAVVTGPNDIRVKREMTFQVLPPAGDIKRTTISSLKPGGKLLVTRDLTQDLIQSRTRINLSVGPAARLDVPTLLAQLDRYPYGCAEQTVSRAMPLVVANAVAAQIGLAEDKALKERVQGAIARVFEMQDSTGAFGVWGPSSTDLWLTAYVTDFLTRAKEAKYDVPREGFNRALDKLQNFIAYASDFEKGGEDRAYALYVLARNGRAPVGDLRYYADERIGRFSTPLAKAQVGAALAMMGDKERAERTFAAALAAMPDTPDSGYRSDYGSTLRDGAALVTLAAETGVARDMQPKLATVIAKAYETRSYTSTQEQAWMLLAAKALNDEVKATTLSIDGKPVNGPLLKGLKPAELKDGTLTITNNGDTAVDAVISVIGAALTPEPPASKGFKIERQAYALDGKKVDLASLSGGKAQVKQNDRFVITVKVTSDEPAGRVMVVDRLPAGFEIENPHLIDSGAISGLSWLKSTADPEHTEFRDDRFVAAFNFSNVRTTAETSNGDNGSSVEGVDQNSVEVPDDGSVVLPDGTAQKKPQAVTATLAYIVRAVNPGTFVHPAATVEDMYRPERYARSAAGQLTVSAKE, from the coding sequence ATGCACTTTATCGCGCGCCTTGCCGTGTTTCTCGCTCTCGCACTGGCAACAGTCTCGAACGCCGTTGCTACCGAAAAGCCGTTCTTGCACCAAGGCATTGCCGCCGATGCGAAACGCTACGAAACCTATCTCAAGACCAACTGGAAGCCCGACGGCAAGACGCCCGCCGCGCTGAAGTCCGAAGCGGAAAAAGTGTTCGCCACGGACCCGCGCGCTGCTTCGCGAGCACTCGCCAACGCGGTCGCCGTCGATGAGAAGGATTCGAACGCCTGGACGCGCCTCGCCGAAGCCCTGCTCGCGATAAAGCCCGATCCCGATAAAGGTGGCGAACGCTACGATCTGCCGATCTACGCTTCCGGCGCCGCCTATCGCGGCTATCAACGCGCAACCGACGACGCGCAGAAAGCCCACGCCCTTTTCGTTCTCGGCCGCACACTCGAAGCGCGCTCCTACTGGCGCCCGGCACTCGATGCGCTGAGCTTGAGCCTCGCACTCGCGGATGATCAGACGACGCGCGAAATGTACGACCGCCTCCGCGGCGAGTACGGCTTCCGCATGACGGACTACAAGACCGACAACGACGCGACGCCCCCCAGGCTTTGCCTCCAGTTCTCGGAAGATCTCTCGCGCACGCAAACCGACGTCGCGAAGTTCATCTCCGTTGGCGGCAAGGATCCGCAGAACCTGGTGCAGGATGGCAAACAGCTCTGCCTCGAAGGCCTGAAGCACGGCGAGCGTTACGAAGTCCAAATTCGCGCGGGACTTCCCTCCGACATCGGCGAGACGCTGCTCAAAACCGCAAACATCGCCGTCTACGTGCCGGACCGGTCGGCCTCCGTTCACTTCGGCGGTAAAGCCTACGTGCTGCCCTCGCGCGGACAGCAAGGCATCCCCGTCCTCACGACCAACACGAGCAAGATCGACGTCGAGGTCTACCGCATCGGCGACCGCAGTCTCGCGACCACGCTCCAGTCCGGCGACATGGCGCGCCAGCTTTCGAGCTACGACGTCGACAACATCCGTGATCGCTCCGGCATCAAGGTCTTCCAAGGCCAAATGGATATTGCCGCGAAGCTCAACGAAGAAGTCTCAACCGCAGTCCCAGTAACGGACGCGACGGGCAAGCTCGAGCCCGGCGTCTATGTCATGGTCGCGAAGCCAACCGAGAAGCAGAAGGAAGAGAGCTACGAACGCGCAACGCAGTGGTTCATCGTTTCCGATCTCGGCCTGACTGCTTTCACCGGTAACGACGGCATTCACGCGCTCGTCCGCTCATTGACCGAAGCGACCGCCGTCGCCGGAACCTCGGTGAGACTGATCGCGCGCAACAACGAAGTGCTCGCAACCGCGACGACGGACGAACGCGGCTACGCAAAGTTTGACGCAGGCCTTACGAAGGGCGAAGGCGGCACCGCGCCCGCAATCCTCGTCGCCCAGAAAGGCGAGGGCGAATACGCCTTCCTCGATCTGACGCTCAACGCCTTCGACCTCTCCGACCGTGGCGTTCAAGGCCGCGACCCGTCCGGCCCCGTTGACGCCTATGTCTACACCGAGCGCGGCGTCTACCGCGGCGGCGAAGACGTAAACGTCACCGCGCTCATCCGCGACCAGTTCGGCAAGTCATCGTCCGTGCCGACGACGCTGATGGTCTTCCGCCCCGACGGCGTCGAGCAGACGCGCCTCGTGATGAACGATCAGGGTCTCGGCGGCCGCGCGCTTGCCGTGCCGCTCGCAAAAACCGCGATGACCGGAACGTGGCGCCTCCGCCTCTATATCGACCCGAAAGCCGAGGCGATCGCCGAGAAGAGCTTCCTCGTCGAAGACTTCGTGCCTGAACGCCTCGATATGACGCTCTCGGCCAACATCCCAGCACTGACGCCCGACGAAAATCAAACGATCAATGCTGACGGCCGCTATCTCTACGGCCCACCCGCTGCCGGTCTCGGCATCGAAGGCGAAGTCGTCGTCAAAGCCTCGAACAAGCCCGTCGCTGGCTACGCCGGTTACGTCTTCGGACAAGCAGAGGAACTGGTGAACCCGGCGCGGCAGCCACTGGAATCAAGCCTCGCGATGGACAAGGACGGCAAGGCTGCGATCCCGATCGTCCTGCCGCAAATGCCGAAGACGCCGAAACCGCTCGAAGCCGCGATCACCGTCAAACTTCGCGAGGACGGCGGCCGCACCATCGAGCGCAACATCACGCTGCCCGTCGATCTGAAGCTCGAGCGCATCGGCATCAAGCCGCTGTTCGAAAACTTCACTGCCGCCGAGGATCAGAACGCCGAATTCGAAGTCGTGCTTCTCGACGCCAACAGCAAACCGGCAGCGAGCAACAACCTCACCTGGACGCTGACGCGCCTCGACACGAACTGGCAATGGTATCGCCGCGACGGATCGTGGACCTACGAAGCCGTCACTGTGAAACGCAAGATCGGCAGCGGCGCGCTCGCCGTTACCGCTGACGGCGCCGCGAAAATCTCGCAGCCCATCCAGTGGGGCCGCTATCGCCTCGACGTCGCCTCCAACGACGCCGACGGCCCGGCTTCGAGCGTGCTCTTCAACGCCGGCTGGTACACGGCAGGCGAAAACGTCGATAGCCCCGAGCAGCTCGACGTCGCGCTCGATAAGGACAGCTACAAATCCGGCGAGACCGCGAAGCTGCGCATAGCGTCGAAGCTCGGCGGCAAGGCGCTCGTCACCGTGCTCGGCACCAGCCTGCACCTGATGAAGGAAGTCGACATCGCCAAGGGCGGCGGTGAAGTCGAAATCCCGATCTCCGGCGAATGGGGCCCCGGCGCCTACGCGACGGCTATTCTCTATCGCCCGATGGATGAAACGCAGAAGCGCATGCCGAGCCGCGCCATTGGCGTCCGCTGGCTGCCGATCGACCAGAGCGGCAAGCATCTGAAAGTTGCCGTGACGCTTCCGGAGAAGGTGAAATCCGGCAGCACACTCACCGTGCCGCTGAAGGTGGAGGGCCTCGCGCCAGGCGAAGACGCACGCGTCGTCGTCGCGGCGGTCGACCTCGGCATTCTCAATCTCACGCGTTATGAAACGCCAGCGCCCGAGAAATATTTCTCGGAGCAGCAGAAGCTCGCGTTCGAAATCCGCGACTTCTACGGCAAGCTGATCGACGGCATGCGCGCCGATCGCGGCAAGCTCCGTTCCGGCGGCGATGGCGGCGCGGCACTGCAAGGCAACCCGACGGTCGAAACGGTCGTGTCGCTCTTCTCCGGTCTCGTCCAGGTCAAGGAAGACGGCACAGCGAACGTCGAATTCGAACTTCCCGACTTCAACGGCACCGTCCGCGTGATGGCCGTCGCTTGGAGTAAGGACAAGGTCGGCCACGGCTCCGGCGATCTGATCGTGCGCGATGCGGTGGCACTGACCGTCGCCGTGCCGCGCTTCATGACGCTCGGAGATGAAATCAATCTCGGATTCTCCATCCACAACGTCGACGGCCCCGCCGCGCCTTACAAGCTCGCACTTTCCAAGAAGGAAGGCGACGACACCAACGAGACGCTGACGCCGATCGCCGACAAAACGATCGACATCAAAAACGGCGAACGCACGTTGCAGCGTATCGCATTCAAACCAACGGATCTCGGTGCTCTGACACTGAAAGCCGTCGTCACCGGCCCGAACGATATTCGCGTCAAGCGCGAGATGACGTTCCAGGTCTTGCCGCCCGCTGGCGATATCAAACGCACGACGATCTCGTCGCTGAAACCCGGCGGCAAGCTGCTGGTGACGCGCGATCTCACGCAGGATCTGATCCAGTCGCGGACGCGCATCAACCTCTCGGTCGGCCCGGCAGCGCGTCTCGACGTGCCCACGCTTCTCGCTCAGCTCGACCGCTATCCCTACGGCTGCGCCGAGCAGACGGTGTCGCGCGCGATGCCGCTCGTCGTCGCCAACGCGGTCGCCGCGCAAATCGGCCTCGCCGAGGACAAGGCGCTGAAGGAACGCGTGCAGGGCGCAATCGCCCGCGTCTTCGAGATGCAGGACTCGACCGGCGCCTTCGGCGTGTGGGGTCCCTCATCGACAGACCTCTGGCTGACCGCCTACGTGACGGACTTCCTCACGCGCGCCAAGGAAGCGAAGTACGACGTGCCGCGCGAGGGCTTCAATCGCGCCCTCGATAAACTGCAGAACTTCATCGCCTATGCTTCCGACTTCGAGAAGGGCGGCGAGGACCGCGCCTACGCGCTCTATGTCCTCGCTCGTAACGGCCGTGCGCCGGTCGGCGATCTCCGCTACTACGCCGACGAACGCATCGGACGCTTCTCGACGCCGCTTGCCAAAGCGCAAGTCGGCGCCGCGCTCGCGATGATGGGCGACAAGGAACGCGCCGAACGCACGTTCGCCGCCGCCCTCGCAGCTATGCCGGACACACCGGATAGCGGCTATCGCAGCGACTACGGCTCGACACTTCGCGATGGTGCAGCGCTCGTGACGCTCGCCGCCGAAACCGGCGTCGCACGCGACATGCAGCCGAAGCTCGCGACGGTCATCGCCAAAGCCTACGAGACGCGCAGCTATACCTCGACGCAAGAACAGGCATGGATGCTGCTCGCGGCAAAAGCGCTGAACGACGAGGTGAAGGCAACGACGCTGTCGATCGACGGCAAACCCGTGAACGGTCCGCTGCTCAAAGGCCTGAAGCCTGCGGAACTGAAAGACGGCACGCTGACGATCACCAACAACGGCGACACTGCCGTCGATGCCGTGATCTCCGTCATCGGCGCCGCGTTGACGCCGGAGCCGCCCGCCTCGAAAGGCTTCAAGATCGAACGTCAGGCCTACGCGCTCGACGGCAAGAAGGTCGATCTGGCGAGCCTCAGCGGCGGCAAGGCTCAGGTCAAGCAGAACGATCGTTTCGTCATCACCGTCAAGGTGACCTCCGACGAACCGGCTGGCCGCGTGATGGTCGTCGATCGCTTGCCCGCGGGCTTCGAAATCGAAAACCCGCACCTGATCGACAGCGGCGCGATCTCCGGCCTTTCGTGGCTGAAATCGACGGCTGATCCCGAGCACACGGAATTCCGCGATGATCGTTTCGTTGCGGCCTTCAACTTCTCCAACGTGCGAACGACGGCCGAGACTTCGAACGGCGACAACGGCAGCTCGGTCGAGGGCGTTGACCAGAACTCGGTCGAAGTTCCGGACGATGGCTCGGTCGTGCTGCCCGACGGCACGGCACAGAAGAAGCCGCAAGCCGTGACTGCGACGCTCGCCTACATCGTCCGCGCGGTAAATCCCGGCACGTTCGTTCACCCCGCGGCGACGGTCGAAGACATGTATCGCCCGGAGCGCTACGCCCGCTCCGCCGCTGGTCAGCTCACCGTCTCGGCAAAGGAGTAA